GTAGAAGTCCTGCTAAAGGTCAATACAAATTTAGAGAAGAAGTACAGAGGCAAATGGAGAAAGTGGAAGGTTTTAAATTCATTCGACATCCTGGTCATCGCACACGAAAAAATCACATGGTGAATGAAGGGTTTGCTAAAGAACTAAATAGAGCTGAAATTTTCTTTACCTGCGGAGGTGCTAGGCAATATCCTGTTATGAAGTTCTTTGAAGTACCTGGGTGTAGAACACTACTTCTAGCAGAACCAAACCCCGATATTTTAGAACTAGGATTTACCGATAAGGAAAACTTTATCGCTTGTGATTCTAATGACTTATATGAAAAAGCACTCTATTATAGTGAGAATGAAATAGAAAGAAACAAAATAACGGATAATGGTTACAACTTTATTCATCAATACCACACAAATGCAGTTCGAGCGAAGCAGTTTATTAATTTTATGGAAGAATTTATTGAGGAAGGCAAATAATTCGGAAAATGATTCTCACATTTATGGTCATGTCTATCTTCAAGGTAGCAGTGCCTTGAGGTTGTAATATTATAAAAAGTGTAATGTTTTTTCTGACTTTTTATTTTATTGGAGGAATACTGCCTATTTTCGGTTCTGTTGCTATCCATACTAAGCCTAATACAATAACAAAACCACCAACGATCTGTGTAGTTGATATAATTTCATTAAAGAATAAAACACCTGTAGTAGTAGCGGATGCAGGGACAAAATACCGAAAGAAATTCGATTTTGTAGCGCCAACGTTTTTCATGGAAAGATTCCAAATTACAAAGGCAAAAACCGTACAAAAAAGGACATTATAAATTATTGCACCAAAAGTTATAGGTGAGAGTTCACCCCACGGGATGCTATCCCATCGACCAATTGTAAATGGGATTAAAAATAACGAGCCAAACAATATATACCAAGTTGTTACACGCATTGGGGAGTACTTAATCATTAGAGGCATACAAGCTAAATTAAATAACGCACCTATCAAACTAATAAATAGAGCAAGTAGATTCCCAAACATATATTCTGAACTTAAGTCAAAACCAGCCTTTCCACCCAAAATAATAAGTGAGACACCTATTAGAGCAACAAAGCCACCAATTGCTAAACGCACTGTCATTTTTTCTCGAGTAAATAAGGGTGCAAACAGAGCTGCGAAAATAGGCCAAGGTGCCACATTTAATAAGGAAGCATTAGCAAGGGTCGTATATTTAATCGAATACATTAGAAGTAATTCGAGAGTAGTTACGCCAATAAACCCAATAATCGCGATTTTTATAAGATCTTTCTTCATTACACCTACACTGCCTTCAGTAAGTTTTAGAATTATAAATAAAAAAGGCAGTGCTAATCCAAAACGTAACAGTACAAAAATCTCTGCAGGAAAAATATCCATTGCCCAGCGTGAGATACCGAAATTAACTCCCCAAATAATAGCTACTAAAATAAGTCCTATGTAATAAATTAGTTTTGATTGCACTGTAAATACCACCTATTCGTCGATAATATAGCAATTTTAAAATGTAACCGCTGTATTTTATTATATCAGTTGTTGCTTTAAAGAGTGTAATAAGAATAAGATTGTTTAAAAATATAAATTCCCATGTTGTAGAAAAAATTACATTTGTTAAGTTTTCTTTAAGCTTTTATATGTATTATCAGCTTAAGATAACAGGTCAAAAGAAATAATATGTAATGAGGGAGTTTTATAAATGAGCAAAATATCTAGATACATTAAATTATTTATTATTTCAATATGTGCAATGGTTTTGTTTGCGTGTAGTAATGATAATACATCTGAAACGGAAAGTAGCACAGAAACAGAAGTTGCAAGTGCTGTTGTGACGGAAAACGTGAGTGATTTGGTTAGCTATGATGACGATGATTACTTAACTGAATGGGATGAGGATGACGCAACATATATCGAATTAGATGGTAGTGAAATCCAAGCAGAAGGCGATGTTATCATTTCAGATGGATCGATAACGATAAAAACATCTGGAACTTATGTAGTCAGTGGTGAGCTAACTGATGGACAGATCATTGTTGATGCAGAAGATGAGGGTACAGTTCACTTAGTGCTAAACGGTGTAAATATTACGGATTCCAATAGCGCACCTATTTATGTGAAGCAGGCACAAAAAACGATTCTAACCATTCAAGAAGGTACAGAAAATGTGGTGACTGATGGTACAGAATATGTTTATGATGATGAAGAAGCAGAAGAACCAAATGCTGCAATATTTAGTAACGATGATTTAACAATTAATGGTACTGGGACATTGTCGGTACAAGCTAATTTCAATAATGGTATTACGAGTAAGGATGAATTAAAAATTGTTGAAGGTACTATTGATATTGTAGCAGCAGATGATGGATTAATGGGAAGAGATCTATTAGCAATCAAGGATGGTAGTTTTACGATTGATGCTGCCGGTGATGGTCTAAAATCAACACAGGATGAAGATGAAGAAAAGGGTAATATTGTAATCGAAAATGGAACGTTTGATGTTATATCTGGTAGTGACGGTATTCAAGCAATCAATTCCCTCTATATTGTTGATGGTACCTATAATTTTGTTTCTGGTGAAGGTAGCCCAGATACAATTGAAACAGGTGGCGGTATGGAACAAGCTTGGGGTGAAGAGGCAGCAACTACAACAACAGAAACAGAAGAACCAAGTACAAAAGGTATTAAAGCAACGGTTGATATTACAATAATTGGCGGAACATTTACAATGGATACACTAGATGATGCTGTGCATAGTAATGGAAGTGTTACGATCGCGGACGGTTCGTTTACTATTGCAACTGGCGATGACGGGGTGCATGCTGACTCAACAATTGACATATTAAATGGAACGATAAATATTACAAAAAGTTATGAAGGCATTGAGAGCAATATTATAACCATAGAAGATGGCGAAATTAACGTGGTAGCAAGTGATGATGGAATTAACATTGCTGGCGGTGACGCTGCAGCAACAGTAGAAGGTTACTCTGAATCAGAGGCTAATGGTTTAAATATCAATGGTGGATTTATAACAGTAGATGCTGAAGGTGATGGTTTAGATGCCAATGGATCCATTTATATGTCTGCTGGAACGGTGATCGTTAACGGTTCAACTAATGGTGGGAATGGTTCGCTTGATTATGATGGAGAATTTGAAATAACTGGTGGAACTCTCGTTGCAAGTGGTAGCTCGGCTATGGCGTTAGCAACTTCTGACTCATCCACGCAGAATGCGATAATGATGACTTATACGGAAACACAAGTTGCTGGTACAACAGTACATTTAGAGGATGAATCTGGAAATATAATCGTAACGTACACACCAAGTAAGGATTACCAAACTGTACTCATTAGCAGTAAAGATCTAGAGACAGACACAAGTTATACTTTATATACTGGTGGCTCCTCGACGGGTACTAATATTGGCGGTTTGATAACTGATGGTGATAACTATCAAGATGGTGAAGAGGTTGTAACTTTCACCCCAACAGAGACGGTTCAATGGATTGATGAATCGGGTACGACAACTGCTGGAAGCACTGGTGGTATGGGTAATATGGGCGGTAGGGGAGGAGCCGCCGGAGAGAGACCAGAAGGAGATTTTGGTGTGCCCCCTGAAGATGGAATGGAAAGAGGAGAAATGCCAGAAGGTGGATTTAATCCAAATGACACCAGTGAAACGGAAGAGAATACAGAAAGTTAAAAAACAGAAAAAGCCGCTGATAGCGGCTTTTTTCGTTTAAATAATCCCAAACAAGATAAAACCAATTGTATTAATGGCTAAGTTAGCACTTAAGTGAATCATCCATGAAGGATAGATAGTCTTGCTTTTTTCATTTACCCAATTGAATAGTAATCCTGCAATAAATAAACTAATAATTATCAAGATAAATAACAAAGGGGAGAACCAGCTTGTCATTATGGAAACGTGATATAGAGAGAATGCTCCAGCACTAAATACGTAAGCAACCTTTCTACTAGTAACACCTTTAAGTGATAAAAAAGCAAACCCTCGAAAGAAAAATTCTTCTAAAAGTGAATTAATAATAGATATGTAAAGGGCAACAAAAATAAAATTCGATTTTGATACGCCAATGTTGTTCTCTAAGGTTGCAGTTATATTTGAAAAATCAAAATAAGGACCGATGAGTAAATAGCTTCCGAAAATAAAACAATAAACTCCTATTGCTAATAGTATCGGGAATAGTGTCTGTCCCTTCTTTAACTGAAACAGCTTGCAAAAAGATGTATTTTTATCAATTAACGCATAACTGGCAGGGATAAGAAAAAATAGAATAAGTTTAATAGCAGATTTTATTGCGTAAATAGGTGATAGAACACTATCTATCCAAGCCATTATTAAACAGCCTAGAATAACAAGAATGAATATGGAAATTATGCTTTTATTTCTTTCCATGAGAAAAACCTTCTTTAATCTACGGATTTTATAAAGAATATAAATTCAATTTTATCATGTTACCAATATCCTTCATAATAGCTTGTGAAAATATAGTATCACAATCTTTTTTATAATAAATAATTTTCAATTTTAATGATATTACAGACAGATTAATGATAATATGGTTAATATATGCATTTTTAAAAGGAGGTAATGTAACATGAAGACAACATTTAATAACAAACCAAAAGGATTTGGAGAAATTCTTGATCTAACATTCCGAATTATCAAGAACCACTTTTCAAGTCTATTTCTCATTATGATTATATTCATGGGTCCAGTATTTCTTCTTCAGGCGATTAGTCAATTAATTGGTGGGAGAAATTTTTTTAGAGAGTTAGAGACTGGTGGAAATGTATTTGACCAGATTCTTAATTCGTACACGCAAACTGCTCAAGAAGTACCAATAGTAGAGAGTATGGGTACTATATTTATAGGATTACTTGCTATTTTATTCTATCCAGTTGCCTATGCAGCTATTATTATTTTAGTTAAGCGAATTAAAAACGATGAAGCTTATACAGTTGGTTCAGTAATAAGATCTGCATTCACACGTTTTTGGCCACTTTTATGGAGTACCTTATTGATTGGATTAATTGTTTTCGCAATTGTATTTATTCCACTCGTGATAGTTATTTCAATTTTAGCTGGTGTTGCATTTTTTGATCCAACTACTGGTATAGCGCCATTTATTGTTGCGTTAATATTATTTATTATTGTACTAATAGGTATGGGTATCGGACTTGGTTTATTATTTACTAAATGGAGCTTTTACTTGCCAGCTGTAGTCTTCGATAGAGTTGCACCAGGTTTATCGAAAAGTTGGATGTTAACAAAAAATAGAACATGGAAACTATTTGGTTTATATGTTGTACTGAGCTTAATTATAGCTGGTATTTCTATTGCAATTGAAATTCCTGCAAGTTTTTTGGGGATGAGTGTGCTATATAGTATTATCATAAATTTAGCAACATTAATTACATCAATTATCTTTACAGTAGGTTATGCTGTTATGTATTTTGATGCCGAAACACGCAATACAGCTGGTGATTTGAAAGATATGATCGATGAGTATCAAGATGATGTTGATCAATAAGGCAATTGTAATCAGTTAGGGTGAGAAAAATGACAAATATGAAACAAGCTAAAGATTCGATAGAAGAGATTTTGAGCCAACAAGAATATCAAGTTTATTATGAGGACAATAGGAATTTTATTCAAGTTTTGTGGGATGAAATTAAAGATTGGATTGAAGAGTTATTATCAAATTGGTTTTCAACCCTTCAGCCTACAAGCAGTATTGGTGATGCACTCATAATATTAGCATTACTTGTTGTTGTCATTCTTGTGTTGTTAGTTATCTTCTTATTAAGTCGAAATTGGGTTAGAAAGAAACGTTTAAACTACCGTCAACCACTACATCAGTTAAATGAGAAAAATTGGTTAAGTCATGATCATTTAAAGGAAGCGAATCGATTAGAGCAGAAAAAAGCATATAGTGAAGCGACACGTCACCTTTTTTTAACCTTTCTCTTGGTATTACATGAGAAAGAATGGTTGCAAGCCCGGATGTGGAAGACGAATTGGGAATATCACGATGAATTAAGACTGATCAAAAGTGATCTTGCAGATGATTTCTATCAGTTAGCTCTGTTCTTTGAAGAGGTAACATATGGAGAATATAATATTGAAGAAAAGGATTATCAGATCTATCGTGAACAAATTGAAAAATGGTTAGCCGAACTAAAGTCTATTAATTCATCAATAGAAAGAGAAGAGGGGTGAAGATAGCATGCCACAAGGGTATACACAACGGAATATTTGGATTTGGCTTGTTAGTCTGCTCGTTCTTTTTATTCTATTAAGTTTCTTTTTATTTAAAGAAGGTCCAGAAGAATATCCGGCTTATATTTCTGAGTCGCCAGCTCCAATGGGAACAAAAGCATTTTATACGTACTTGAACCAAGAGGGGTTCGATGCAGAACGTTGGATAAATTCACCAGAATCGCTTGCGCAAACTGAAGAAAACGAGCTTTTATTTATGATAGCCCCCCCTTTGTTTGCTGATGAAGTAGAACAGGAAAGCTATCAGACATATATGGAGGCTGGTAATACGATTGTTTTGTTAAGACAAAATCCAGATGGTATGTTTGATCTTGATACATCTTACATAGAAGGTGAATTAACGGAGGAATCTACAACACTTAATGGTATTGGAACATACGAAGCGCTTCTGCAGTCTCCTTTTAGAGTGAAAACAAAAGACGATGATAATGTGTTACTAATGGATGAGGAAGGCGAAGCAATCGCTATTGAACGCGATTATGGTAAAGGTAAATTAATTGTTATTACAGAACCTAATTGGTTAACGAATGAAACAATAACAGAGAACGAACATGTTGATATCGTGTTAAATCTTGTTGATGTTTCTACTTATTCATCAATTAAATTTGATGAGTATGTTCATGGAGCAGGAGAACGAATTTCTATCTTCACATTATATCCTCGTTGGCTTTTAACTTTTACAGTTGAATTAATCATATTGACCCTTTTATGGTTATGGTTAAAAGGTAAACGCTTTGGTCCAGTCATCGAGCCACGTGAAGCGACTGTGCGTTTTAGTGATGAGCGTCTAAAAGCGTTAGCGATTTGGTACATCAAAGGAAAAAGGTATCAAGATGCATTAAGCGTTCAAGCAAGTTACAATAAACAATTGCTACAAGAGAGATATGGAATCCCTTATCGAAAAAGTTGGGAAGATAGTATAGATGCGATTCATCGAGCCTTAACAGATATGTCTAGAAAAGAAATAGAAACGTATATTAACGGATTAAATGAAATCTTGGTAAAAGAGAAAATAACGAAACAAGAGTTTGTAGCTTGGTCTCAAAAAAACGATCGCATACGGAAAGAGGTGGAGGAAGGATGAGAGAACAATTAACATCCTTATTAGAACAATATGAAGCTCGAATTATTGGGCAAAAAACAAATCTTCGACTATTACTAACAGCATTACTAGCTGGTGGTCATGTATTAATCGAGGGTGTTCCTGGAACAGGAAAAACACAAATGGTAAAAACGTTAGCTAAGCTTGTTGGGGGAGACTTTAACCGAATTCAGTTTACGCCAGACCTTCTTCCAAGTGATATAACTGGGAGTACTATTTATAATATGAAAGAAAGTACATTTCAAACGTTAAAGGGTCCTATATTTACAAATGTATTGTTGGCTGATGAGATAAACCGGACACCAGCAAAAACGCAAGCTGCTCTTTTAGAAGCAATGGAAGAACAACAAGTTACTATCCAGGGCGAAACCTATCCTTTGTCAGACATGTTTTTTGTTGCAGCTACCCAAAATCCAATTGAGTTTGAAGGGACATACCCTCTTCCAGAAGCACAACAAGACCGATTTTTATTTAAGTTATTAATTGATTTTCCAAGCTTAGAAGATGAAACAAATGTATTAAAACAGGTGATTGAAGCCCAAATAGAACCTGAAGTGGAATCGTCTATATTTACCCCTGAATCTTTACAAAAGGTAAAACAAGAAGTGAGAAAAATTGTTATACAAGACAGCATTGCTGATTATATTATGCGAGTTGTCCGAAAAACAAGAGAAGTGGAAGCAATTCAATTTGGGGCAAGTACACGTGCTGCTATTGCAATTGGTAAAACAGCACAAGCTTGGGCTTATTTAGCTGGAAGGGATTATGTAACACCGGATGATGTTAAGATTTTGGCGCGCCCAAGTTTACGTCATCGTGTACAATTATCTCCTTATGCAGAATTGGAGGGAACGAACCTTGATGAGATTATTCAAGAATTGGTGGGCTCGATTCCTGTTCCAAGATAGAGGCATTCTTCCAACGTTTAAACTGCTTTTCATTACACTTATTGTGGCAACAGTTATTACATTTTCAGCTATTTGGCAGGTATCTTGGATTTTTATTGGTATTGCTAACGGACTATTTCTGTTAACAACGTTGATTGATTTATTTTTCTCACCTAATCGAAACCAATTAGAAGCGACACGTGTCATTGCACAGGAAATGGAACGCTATGAAAATCAAAAAATAACGATTAAGATTGATAATCAAAGCAAGTTTTCTTGTAATGTACGTTTTGTTGATGGTATTCCAACATCTTTTCAAACAATTTTCCCGGTCGATCAATCAGTTGTTTCTGGTCAGAATGTTATAGATTATAACGTTTTTCCACTTGTAAGAGGAAGTTATAAAATTGATAAACTTTATCTGCGCTATAAAAGCTTATTTGGATTGTGGGAAAAACAAAAGACATTTAAACTTGAGGAAACAATCAAAGTCATACCGAATTTATCAGAAACAAAGCGATATCTAGCGAGTTCCCAACGCTATCTGTTGCATGAAGGGTTGAAAGTGCGTAAACAAAAAACCGGTGTCGGTGAATTTGCTAAAGTTAGAAATTACGTAGTAGGTGACGATCCAAGAAAGATTAATTGGAGGCAATCTGCTAAATTACAAGAAGTTATGACAAATGATTATGAGCCAGAACACGGAAAGTATGTAACAATTCTTATTGATTGTGGAAGAATGATGGGTATTGAGTTACAGCATGGTAATCGCTTAGAGAAGTCAATCGAAGCAGCGATTACTGTAGCTGCAGCAGCATTGAAGAATGGGGATTATGTAGCAGTTGTTGCTTTTTCAAAAGACATTAAAGCTTTTGTGCCAGCAGACAAAGGTTTGGCACATCTAGATGTTATCTTAAAAGCAATTTATCACGTTCAAGTAGATGCTAGTGAATCTAATTACGTAAATGTTTTACAATATTTGCAAACGGTTCAAAAGAAAAGAAGCTTGTTTCTATTATTTAGTGATGTTCGCACGTTCATCCATGAAGACCATACTTTATTGTTTGTTAAGCAAGTGCGAAAAAGGCATTTATTTATGATGATTGGTATTGAAGATGAGCTTTTAAATAGAAAGGTAAAAGCTCATCCGGAAACAGCTGTAATCGCAATGCAAAAAACGGTAGCACAGAAGAATGTACAATTCAAAAAACAACAAATGATTAAGTGGGAAAATCAAGGTATGATAATGCTAGAAGCCCCAGAAGACAGGTTAGCAGTTACAGCTGTTTCACATTATATTGAGCAATTAAATCGTGGTATGCTTTAGGTTGGGCGCTTCTGTAAAAAGAAGTGCCCAACCACCATATATAGAATAAAACCAATTAGTGTTAAAAGTGCAACTACATATTTTATCTCAAGTGATAAATCAGCAGGTGTTATAAATCCTTCAATAATACCAGCAAGAATAAAAATTGGGATTGTACCGAGTAAAAGTTGTACAGAGCGAATTGTTTGAATCTTCAATTGATAGAGTCTTGATAAATTACCGGGCACAAATAATTTATAGCCCATTAATAAGCCTGCTCCACCGGCGATAAAAATCGCTAGTAATTCAATGATGCCATGTGGAACAATATATGCCCAAAATATATATGAATTACCTGAATTCCAAAACAAGGCAGCAAGTGCACCAATAATAACGCCATTATATATTAAGAGATAAATGGTTAAAAGACCAAAAGTGATACCACCAGCAAAGGCGAGAATAGCGACGCGAATATTATTTGTCATAATCTCTGCTGACATTAATGAAGCATTTACTGAACCTGCATTTTCTTCTAACTCACTCGGATCAGCAATACTTTGTGCCATATCATTAGGTAGAATACCGTTTATATGTAAGGGATTATCCAAAACAGATAAAAAGCTAGCTAATCCTCCAAAAAAGAATAACAACATTGCGATAACAATGGGTTTCCATTGATCAAGTAGCAAACCGACAAACTTTGTACTGAAGAAATAGTGTAACTGCTTCCAAGAAGATTGTTGCTTCTGATACAGAACGTTGTGTGCTTTAGAAACCATTCCATTTAGATAACCTGTTACTTCTTCATTTGGATAATAAGTTTGACAATACGATAGATTTTGTGCAGCTTTTTGATAAAGATGATCAAATTTATCAATAGTAGTACTTGTAATTTGGTTTCTTTTTTGTAAATCACTAGTTAATTGCTCAAGTTCTTGCCAATCTTTACGATGCTGCTGAATAAATTGTTTTAATTGCATGTAAACCACACCTACTTTTATAGAGATTGTATTATTTCTATTATATAAGCTATATAGTAAAATGAATAGCCTTTTGGAATAATTTTACTTGGAAGGAGCGAGAATTATGGAACAAGAACAAGTAAGTATAAAAACACCAGAATATGTTTCACTACAATTTTCAATCGCGGGATTAGGAAGTAGATCAGCAGCTTTTATAATAGATCAGTTATTTTTATTTCTATTGAATGGTTTAATCTTTCTAGGTTTATTTTTTTTGCTGGAATCTGATCTGGATCAAGATCTTATACTTTTATTTAATGGTTATGAAACATTCATTGCTGTTATAATCGTTATTATTTTTGTTTTAAACACGGGTTACTATTTATTTCTAGAATATTTTTGGGGCGGTCGTACGATAGGGAAAAAAATAATCGGCCTTCGAGTTATTCAAGACAATGGACACAGTATCACATTGCTTTCAAGTTTTATCCGAAATTTCCTGCGCATAATTGATTCGCTTCCAGCGGCTTATTTTGTTGGCATGTTACTCGTCTTTTTACATCCGAAACATAAACGGTTAGGTGATTTAGCTGCGGGTACAATTGTAGTTCATGAAAATATAACAAAACGTAAAAAGAAGAGAAAAAAATCGATTGAAAAGATAATATCTGCACGTGGTCTATCTAAAGAAAATCTTGTATTAGAAAGTTGGCAACAAAAAGCACTTGATCAAAAAGATTGGCATTTAATAAAGACCTTCTGTGAACGTTATGAAGGTTTGCCTATGCATGAAAAGTATCAACTTACCAACCAAGTGGCAACTATTATTTTCCCTAAAATAGATCGAACAGTTGATAACAAGGATACTGTTTATATAGAAAATACTTTATTTGTTTTATATCTATATATGAAAGACGAATGGGAATTTGAATTGTAAATGTTAATCTGTAAACAAGAAAAACCTATCTCTCAAGAAATTGAGAGATAGGTTTTTAGTTAAATAGAAAGAATCGACAAATGTATTACGACCATAAATATGTTATGCAATCCTTTAATTGATTAATGCTTGGAGTGGAGCAGGAATTCTACCACCACGTTGAATCATTTTTGCGGAACTGAAAGGATTGACACCCATAACAGGTGCACGACCTAGTAGACCACCAAATTCAACAACGTCTCCTTCTGTTTTTCCAATTACAGGAATGACACGAACTGCTGTCGTTTTTTTATTGATCATGCCAATTGCTGCTTCATCTGCTATGATTGCTGACAATGTTTCTGGTGTTACATCTCCAGTAAGTGCAATCATATCAAGGCCTACGGAACAGACACATGTCATCGCCTCTAATTTAGAAAGACTAAGGGAATTATTCTCAATTCCACGAATCATACCGTTATCCTCACTAACAGGAATAAATGCACCGCTTAATCCACCGACATAAGAACTTGCCATTGCTCCACCTTTTTTAACTGCATCATTCATTAATGCTAAAGCCGCTATTGTTCCATGTGTACCAACACTTTCTAAACCAATTTCTTCTAAAATTTCAGCTACACTATCGTTTGTAGCATTTGTAGGTGCTAATGAAAGATCCATAATACCAAATGGTACATTTAGTCGCTCGGCAACAACACGTCCTAACAATTCACCAGCTCTTGTAATTTTAAATGCTGTCTTTTTGATGATGTCGGCAACTTCACCAAGATCAGCATTTGGAAACCGTTTCAATGCATTTAAAACAACGCCAGGACCACTTACCCCTACACTTAATACCGCTTCACCTTCACCGGCGCCATGAAATGCTCCAGCCATGAATGGATTATCTTCAACTGGATTACAGAAAACAACGAGCTTCGCACAACCGATACTACTATTGTCTTTTGTTAATTCAGCAGTTTCTTTAATGATTGTACCCATTTGTTTAACAGCATCCATATTAATACCTGTTCGAGTTGTTGCGATGGATATGGAGGCACAAACACGTTCTGTCACACTAAGTGCTCTAGGAAGTGCATCAAGCAGTGTCTGATCGCCTTTACTAATGCCTTTATGTACTAAAGCAGAATACCCACCAATGAAATCGACACCCAATTTTTTGGCTGCTTTATCGAGCGTTTGCGCTAATTCAACTGCTTGATCAACAGTTGCTTTTCCTAAAATTTCAGCTACAGGTGTAATAGCTATTCGCTTATTAATAATTGGAATACCATATTCTTTTTCTACTTGCTCTGCAATCGGTTTTAGTTGATCCGCATATGAAGTGATCTTATCATATACATTTTGTTTTACTTTTTCAAAGTCTGAATCAGCACAATCTCTCAGGCTAATCCCCATTGTAACGGTTCTAATATCAAGACTTTCCATTTGTACCATCCGAATTGTTTCTTGGATTTCCGTAAAAGCTATTGCCATTATATTGTCACACTCCTTTAGATCCGATGCATTGCTTGAAACACGTCTTCAAGCTGTATGCTAATAGTTAATCCTAATTCTTTTTCAATTTCTTTAAATTGTTGAAGTAGTGCATCTAAATCTTCTCCACTTTCAATTTCTACTAGCATCATCATGGTGAAAAAATCCTGTAAGATTGTTTGGCTTATATCTAGTACATTCATTTTGTTTTCTGCTAATACATTTGTCACTTTTGCAATGATTCCTACTTGATCTTTCCCGATTACACTTACTACTGCACGCTTTTTCATGCAAATCACCTCACTATATAATTTAGAGTTATTTCTATAACCAATTAAAAAAGATTGGAATCTTTCTCCAATCTCAGTGATAATAACAGTAAACATAAAGGTTATGTCTAGTTTCTTCTGTCCTGTTGCCTGAGATTGTGAATCCTTCGGCGTCGTTTAAAAACGATCTCTCCAGAAGCTGCTCCTATTATAGTGTTACCCATAATAATCACTGCGATTATAAAATAAATAGATAAACAGATCGTACCAGTTTAGAACGTGGTCGTCAATATAATCTAAAGAAATTGGAAAGGGGTACCTTTCAGTTGAAAGGTACCCCTAGAATAACTTGCCATTTTCACAAGTAAAAATTTTATTTAATTTCTATTTATCTCATTAAATTGCCGCGGTATCTCCACCTGGAAGTTTTTACTAACCTAAACGATGTAAGCCCTACCTCTCCTACATCCTTACGACTCCAAAG
The nucleotide sequence above comes from Paraliobacillus zengyii. Encoded proteins:
- a CDS encoding DUF4350 domain-containing protein, with protein sequence MPQGYTQRNIWIWLVSLLVLFILLSFFLFKEGPEEYPAYISESPAPMGTKAFYTYLNQEGFDAERWINSPESLAQTEENELLFMIAPPLFADEVEQESYQTYMEAGNTIVLLRQNPDGMFDLDTSYIEGELTEESTTLNGIGTYEALLQSPFRVKTKDDDNVLLMDEEGEAIAIERDYGKGKLIVITEPNWLTNETITENEHVDIVLNLVDVSTYSSIKFDEYVHGAGERISIFTLYPRWLLTFTVELIILTLLWLWLKGKRFGPVIEPREATVRFSDERLKALAIWYIKGKRYQDALSVQASYNKQLLQERYGIPYRKSWEDSIDAIHRALTDMSRKEIETYINGLNEILVKEKITKQEFVAWSQKNDRIRKEVEEG
- a CDS encoding CPBP family intramembrane glutamic endopeptidase codes for the protein MERNKSIISIFILVILGCLIMAWIDSVLSPIYAIKSAIKLILFFLIPASYALIDKNTSFCKLFQLKKGQTLFPILLAIGVYCFIFGSYLLIGPYFDFSNITATLENNIGVSKSNFIFVALYISIINSLLEEFFFRGFAFLSLKGVTSRKVAYVFSAGAFSLYHVSIMTSWFSPLLFILIIISLFIAGLLFNWVNEKSKTIYPSWMIHLSANLAINTIGFILFGII
- a CDS encoding DMT family transporter is translated as MQSKLIYYIGLILVAIIWGVNFGISRWAMDIFPAEIFVLLRFGLALPFLFIILKLTEGSVGVMKKDLIKIAIIGFIGVTTLELLLMYSIKYTTLANASLLNVAPWPIFAALFAPLFTREKMTVRLAIGGFVALIGVSLIILGGKAGFDLSSEYMFGNLLALFISLIGALFNLACMPLMIKYSPMRVTTWYILFGSLFLIPFTIGRWDSIPWGELSPITFGAIIYNVLFCTVFAFVIWNLSMKNVGATKSNFFRYFVPASATTTGVLFFNEIISTTQIVGGFVIVLGLVWIATEPKIGSIPPIK
- a CDS encoding DUF4129 domain-containing protein, with amino-acid sequence MTNMKQAKDSIEEILSQQEYQVYYEDNRNFIQVLWDEIKDWIEELLSNWFSTLQPTSSIGDALIILALLVVVILVLLVIFLLSRNWVRKKRLNYRQPLHQLNEKNWLSHDHLKEANRLEQKKAYSEATRHLFLTFLLVLHEKEWLQARMWKTNWEYHDELRLIKSDLADDFYQLALFFEEVTYGEYNIEEKDYQIYREQIEKWLAELKSINSSIEREEG
- a CDS encoding carbohydrate-binding domain-containing protein — protein: MSKISRYIKLFIISICAMVLFACSNDNTSETESSTETEVASAVVTENVSDLVSYDDDDYLTEWDEDDATYIELDGSEIQAEGDVIISDGSITIKTSGTYVVSGELTDGQIIVDAEDEGTVHLVLNGVNITDSNSAPIYVKQAQKTILTIQEGTENVVTDGTEYVYDDEEAEEPNAAIFSNDDLTINGTGTLSVQANFNNGITSKDELKIVEGTIDIVAADDGLMGRDLLAIKDGSFTIDAAGDGLKSTQDEDEEKGNIVIENGTFDVISGSDGIQAINSLYIVDGTYNFVSGEGSPDTIETGGGMEQAWGEEAATTTTETEEPSTKGIKATVDITIIGGTFTMDTLDDAVHSNGSVTIADGSFTIATGDDGVHADSTIDILNGTINITKSYEGIESNIITIEDGEINVVASDDGINIAGGDAAATVEGYSESEANGLNINGGFITVDAEGDGLDANGSIYMSAGTVIVNGSTNGGNGSLDYDGEFEITGGTLVASGSSAMALATSDSSTQNAIMMTYTETQVAGTTVHLEDESGNIIVTYTPSKDYQTVLISSKDLETDTSYTLYTGGSSTGTNIGGLITDGDNYQDGEEVVTFTPTETVQWIDESGTTTAGSTGGMGNMGGRGGAAGERPEGDFGVPPEDGMERGEMPEGGFNPNDTSETEENTES